A window of the Cicer arietinum cultivar CDC Frontier isolate Library 1 chromosome 6, Cicar.CDCFrontier_v2.0, whole genome shotgun sequence genome harbors these coding sequences:
- the LOC101489978 gene encoding 14-3-3 protein 7-like: MSTEKERETQVYMAKLAEQAERYEEMVECMKTVAKLDVELTVEERNLLSVGYKNVIGARRASWRIMSSIEQKEESKGNENNVKLIKNYCQKVEEELSKICSDILTIIDQHLIPSSTAGEATVFYYKMKGDYYRYLAEFKNDQDRKEAAEQSLKAYEAASATASTDLPSTHPIRLGLALNFSVFYYEIINSPERACHLAKQAFDEAIADLDSLSEESYKDSTLIMQLLRDNLTLWTSDLPEDGGEEFKTEEAKPVEPEH, from the exons ATGTCGACGGAGAAGGAGAGAGAGACTCAAGTTTACATGGCCAAGCTTGCTGAGCAAGCCGAGAGATATGAAG AAATGGTTGAGTGTATGAAGACAGTAGCAAAACTTGATGTTGAGCTAACTGTGGAAGAGAGGAACCTCCTCTCTGTGGGATATAAAAATGTCATTGGTGCAAGGAGAGCTTCTTGGCGCATTATGTCTTCAATTGAACAGAAAGAAGAGTCTAAAGGAAATGAAAACAATGTGAAACTCATCAAGAATTATTGCCAAAAGGTTGAGGAGGAACTATCCAAAATTTGTAGTGACATTCTTACAATTATTGACCAACATCTCATTCCTTCTTCCACCGCAGGAGAAGCTACCGTTTTCTACTATAAGAT GAAAGGTGACTATTATCGATATCTTGCTGAGTTCAAGAACGATCAGGATAGGAAAGAGGCAGCTGAGCAGTCACTGAAGGCATATGAG GCTGCTTCAGCCACTGCAAGCACAGATCTTCCATCAACACATCCAATTCGTCTCGGACTTGCACTCAACTTCTCAGTCTTCTACTATGAGATAATAAACTCTCCTGAAAG GGCCTGTCATTTGGCTAAACAAGCTTTCGATGAGGCAATTGCGGATTTAGATAGCTTGAGTGAAGAGTCATACAAGGACAGTACTTTGATCATGCAATTGTTGAGAGACAACCTTACTCTCTGGACCTCCGATTTACCTGAGGATGGAG GTGAAGAATTCAAAACAGAAGAAGCCAAACCTGTTGAACCTGAG CATTGA